Part of the Canis aureus isolate CA01 chromosome 3, VMU_Caureus_v.1.0, whole genome shotgun sequence genome, AGGGAGGGAGGTGCAGGCTGAGAGGCATGaacctgccctgccccctgcacagGTCTCTGATGCTGGATGAGGGGAGCTCATGCCCAACACCGGCCAAATTCAACACCTGTCCTTTACCTGGTGCCCTCTTGCAGGATCCCTACTTTATCCAGTCGGTAGGTTTGTGCTACTCCTCCCTTCCCTAGGGCACAGTTGGGCTTATGGAGAGCCTGTTCCCTTCCCCCATGTCCCTAACAGGAAGAGAAAGTGGAGGCCAGACCCTGGCTCCCCAGCATGGACTGAGCCTCCCTCCTCAAACCTAACTCCTTAAGTCCATGTGGGTACTGGTTGGGTTATGGCTCGCCCTGTGGCTTGAGGTAAGGGACTGAGCCTTGTCATCTACTTACAGCCCCTCCCAGAGACCACCTTGGGCCTCAGCAGCTCTCATAGGACCAGGGGCCCTATCATCTCTGACATCCATGAAGACTCTCCCTCCCCTGATGGGACCAGGCTTTCTCCTTCCAGTGGTGGCAGGAGGTAAGACCAATGGGGCTGCCCTCTGGGGAGCTTGTGGGGAAGGGTCTGGCAGCCTAGATGGCTGTGGGGGTAGAGGGGGAGGTCAGTGCCAGGGTCTGGTTGAAGCTTTTCTCCGGTGCAGGGAGAAGGGCCTGGCACTGCTCAAAGAAGAGCCGGCCAGCCCAGGGGGGGAAGGCGAGGCCGGGCTGGCCCTGGCCCCAAACGAGTGTGACTTCTGCGTgacagccccccccccactgtcCGTGGCTGTGGTGCAGGCCATCCTGGAAGGGAAGGGGAACTTCAGCCCCGAGGGGCCCAGGAATGCCCAACAGCCTGAACCAAGGGGTCCCAGGGAGGTACCTGACAGGTGAGCCAAGAGTTCATGATGTGAGCCCTGTGGGCCACTTTTGCAGATAGACCACCACTAAGTAGCTTCCCAGCCTTGTCTGTCCTTTGTGGctgagggggaggtggggatgaTGATCTGACCTGACTTCTCAGAGTCCCCTGGAAAGTAGAAACTCCCATCAGGTCAATCAGTATATCTATGGTAGAGCTCAGGAATCTATTGTAAGAGTTCATTTCGGTATTGGAAACATTGTAAAGTAGATAAGAGTTTAAGAACCACCGGTGTTGACAATTCTAAAGCAAGGGGACGTATCCCGAGACCAGGGATATCCATGACTCAAACCTCACATTGAAGCTAGGAAGCAGAAGCACTCTAAGTACACTCTATGTGGGGAGCCCTCTCCTACTATTTTGTAGATGTCAGATTTTGATGCTGATGTATCCAGCTTCCTTGGGAACTTAATAGGGGGTGAACACTGAAGGCCAACAGCAGTTCTCTGTGTACAGGGGGACTCTGGGCCTGGACAGGGGGGCACGAAGCCCAGAGAATCTGCTGCCTCCCATGCTGCTTCGGGCCCCCCCTGAAAGTGTGGAGCCTGCAGGGCCCCTGGATGTGAGTACACCTTTAGCAGGGCAGGGGCATGGGGCTCCGTGAGGTCCATTTAGCCTGGGGAGGGCACCACTGATTGAGAACTTCCCCCAGGTGCTGGGCCCCAGCCATCAAGGGCGAGAATGGACCCTGATGGACTTGGACATGGAGCTGTCCCTGGTAAGACgaaggtggggagggcagggggttcAAGTTGCTGAACCAAGCCCTCAGCCagagccccagccccactcctcAGTGCTCCTCCCCTGCTGCTTCAAGGGGTTCTTCTCTGCAGATGCAGCCCTTGGGTCCAGAGAGGAGTGAGACTGAGCTGGCGGTCAAGGGGTTAAATTCTCCGGGGCCAGGTAATAGTTGTGGTAACCACCTGGGGGAGGCCCTAACCGGTGGGAGCTACCTGGCTCTGGTGAGCTGGGCAGTTTGTGTTTTGGAGGGGAACCCCCAAGTTCAGGTGGCCTTTCAGAGAGCTGTTTATGCCACCCATCCTCTCCCCACTGGGTGACAGTGGGGAGGTTGAGGATGGATGTTCATCTTGACTGAccagagggcagggcaggtgaGGCTTTCCTTTcctgaagaaagaaggaagagctatttctccctgctgagcacagccCAATCCTCCTAGGGAAGGACTCCACACTTGGGGCACCACTCCTGCTCGATGTCCAAGCGGCTTTGGGAGGCCCAGCTCTCAGCCTTCCTGGAGCTTTAACCATTTACAGCACCCCTGAGAGCCGAGCCAACTACCTAGGCCCAGGGGCCAATCCCTCCCCCTGAGACGCTCTGCTGTGAAGCCAGCCGCTGAGGGGCTGGCCTGCAGCAGCACGCCCTTCTTAGCTTCCTGGTGCCCCTTGGAAGAGGCTGAAAAAAGACCCTGCTACTTTGCAGTCCTTCTCCATTACTGAGTCCTGCAtataaacagcattttttttctgtgtttctggtCTCTTTTCTCTACCGACCAGGGAGCACAGaagtcggggtggggggtgactcTGCATTCATAGACATTTCCAGATCCTAAGGCTTTAATAGCAGAATATCTGGAGAGTGGAAGTGCTTAGGGAACCAGCCCCTAGTTCTGCTTAGGCTCCCCTCCTCTGGCTGGATCCAGGGCTGGCACGTGGCCACAGCAACCTCCGGAACTCAGGGGCTTTTGGGGTCACATCCAGCTCCACAATGCAACTGCTCTGTGATCCTGGGTAAGCTGGTCCCCTTCTCTGAGCTTTATCTGGGATAAGCCAGAGGGTTCTAGAAGATGGCTGTAAAGCTCCTGGGAACTGCCAGGCCCAGTGGGCGCTGgatgcttggggggggggggcaagccGAACTTCCCCCTCCCTGGCTCATCCCGTGCACCCCAGGTGGAGGGGGAAAGCCGACTCTGCGTGGAAGCCCGGGCATCGCGCGGCCCCTGCGGCCTGCCTCCCGGTGTCCCAAGAAGaacgccccctcccccgcccccccttcccagcagccctggccgccccgcccccgccgcagctgctgctctcctccccaccctgcccggCCCTTTCTGCCTCGTCATCTACTGCCCCGCGGAGGCTCGACCCGTGAGTGGGGCCGCCCGGAGCGCGTAGACCCGGGAGCCCCACCCCACCCggctgggggagggaagagaaactgAGACTGGGCAGATTCCGCGCCCCGCCACCCCCCGCCGAGCTCCAAGGAGGTCTGTGAGCACCGCCCCTCCGCCGGATTCCGACCGTGGGACTGGGTGGAGGGGAGGTAAGGGCAGCCCTGTGACTGCAGTTAGGGTAAGGCTCCGGCCTTTCCCACAACCCTAGCTCCCTAGCAGGAGCCGGCGCCCAGCGGTGGGAGGGAGGCCGAGACCCCCCTCGAGGCCTCGCACGCCGAGCCACCTGGAGCCCCGGGAAGGATTTGGCCTGGGACCTAACTTCGCTGTTCACTTCGGGGCATTGAATTGCAGAGGGAGGACCCCGAGAGCTGGGGTCTCCGCACCCCAGACGGGACAAAGTGCAGGACTTGGCATACTGCAGGGAGGAAGCTAACATGAAAATAACTTGGGGAGCAgcgagggagaaggaggggccaATCCAGTCCGCACCCCCCACACTCCCCCCGCAC contains:
- the HSF4 gene encoding heat shock factor protein 4 isoform X7, which produces MQEAPAALPTEPGPSPVPAFLGKLWALVGDPGTDHLIRWSPSGTSFLVSDQSRFAKEVLPQYFKHSNMASFVRQLNMYGFRKVVSIEQGGLLRPERDHVEFQHPSFVRGREQLLERVRRKVPALRSDDGRWRPEDLGRLLGEVQALRGVQEITEARLRELRQQNEILWREVVTLRQSHGQQHRVIGKLIQCLFGPLQTGSSGAGAKRKLSLMLDEGSSCPTPAKFNTCPLPGALLQDPYFIQSPLPETTLGLSSSHRTRGPIISDIHEDSPSPDGTRLSPSSGGRRGTLGLDRGARSPENLLPPMLLRAPPESVEPAGPLDVLGPSHQGREWTLMDLDMELSLMQPLGPERSETELAVKGLNSPGPGKDSTLGAPLLLDVQAALGGPALSLPGALTIYSTPESRANYLGPGANPSP
- the HSF4 gene encoding heat shock factor protein 4 isoform X6, encoding MQEAPAALPTEPGPSPVPAFLGKLWALVGDPGTDHLIRWSPSGTSFLVSDQSRFAKEVLPQYFKHSNMASFVRQLNMYGFRKVVSIEQGGLLRPERDHVEFQHPSFVRGREQLLERVRRKVPALRSDDGRWRPEDLGRLLGEVQALRGVQEITEARLRELRQQNEILWREVVTLRQSHGQQHRVIGKLIQCLFGPLQTGSSGAGAKRKLSLMLDEGSSCPTPAKFNTCPLPGALLQDPYFIQSPLPETTLGLSSSHRTRGPIISDIHEDSPSPDGTRLSPSSGGRREKGLALLKEEPASPGGEGEAGLALAPNECDFCVTAPPPLSVAVVQAILEGKGNFSPEGPRNAQQPEPRGPREVPDRGTLGLDRGARSPENLLPPMLLRAPPESVEPAGPLDVLGPSHQGREWTLMDLDMELSLGFFSADAALGSREE
- the HSF4 gene encoding heat shock factor protein 4 isoform X4 → MQEAPAALPTEPGPSPVPAFLGKLWALVGDPGTDHLIRWSPSGTSFLVSDQSRFAKEVLPQYFKHSNMASFVRQLNMYGFRKVVSIEQGGLLRPERDHVEFQHPSFVRGREQLLERVRRKVPALRSDDGRWRPEDLGRLLGEVQALRGVQEITEARLRELRQQNEILWREVVTLRQSHGQQHRVIGKLIQCLFGPLQTGSSGAGAKRKLSLMLDEGSSCPTPAKFNTCPLPGALLQDPYFIQSPLPETTLGLSSSHRTRGPIISDIHEDSPSPDGTRLSPSSGGRREKGLALLKEEPASPGGEGEAGLALAPNECDFCVTAPPPLSVAVVQAILEGKGNFSPEGPRNAQQPEPRGPREVPDRGTLGLDRGARSPENLLPPMLLRAPPESVEPAGPLDVLGPSHQGREWTLMDLDMELSLMQPLGPERSETELAVKGLNSPGPGLARGHSNLRNSGAFGVTSSSTMQLLCDPGPWGLRSAVLTGERGRA
- the HSF4 gene encoding heat shock factor protein 4 isoform X5, yielding MQEAPAALPTEPGPSPVPAFLGKLWALVGDPGTDHLIRWSPSGTSFLVSDQSRFAKEVLPQYFKHSNMASFVRQLNMYGFRKVVSIEQGGLLRPERDHVEFQHPSFVRGREQLLERVRRKVPALRSDDGRWRPEDLGRLLGEVQALRGVQEITEARLRELRQQNEILWREVVTLRQSHGQQHRVIGKLIQCLFGPLQTGSSGAGAKRKLSLMLDEGSSCPTPAKFNTCPLPGALLQDPYFIQSPLPETTLGLSSSHRTRGPIISDIHEDSPSPDGTRLSPSSGGRRGTLGLDRGARSPENLLPPMLLRAPPESVEPAGPLDVLGPSHQGREWTLMDLDMELSLMQPLGPERSETELAVKGLNSPGPGLARGHSNLRNSGAFGVTSSSTMQLLCDPGSPGRPAPAAAAALLPTLPGPFCLVIYCPAEARPVSGAARSA
- the HSF4 gene encoding heat shock factor protein 4 isoform X3, with translation MQEAPAALPTEPGPSPVPAFLGKLWALVGDPGTDHLIRWSPSGTSFLVSDQSRFAKEVLPQYFKHSNMASFVRQLNMYGFRKVVSIEQGGLLRPERDHVEFQHPSFVRGREQLLERVRRKVPALRSDDGRWRPEDLGRLLGEVQALRGVQEITEARLRELRQQNEILWREVVTLRQSHGQQHRVIGKLIQCLFGPLQTGSSGAGAKRKLSLMLDEGSSCPTPAKFNTCPLPGALLQDPYFIQSPLPETTLGLSSSHRTRGPIISDIHEDSPSPDGTRLSPSSGGRREKGLALLKEEPASPGGEGEAGLALAPNECDFCVTAPPPLSVAVVQAILEGKGNFSPEGPRNAQQPEPRGPREVPDRGTLGLDRGARSPENLLPPMLLRAPPESVEPAGPLDVLGPSHQGREWTLMDLDMELSLMQPLGPERSETELAVKGLNSPGPGKDSTLGAPLLLDVQAALGGPALSLPGALTIYSTPESRANYLGPGANPSP
- the HSF4 gene encoding heat shock factor protein 4 isoform X8; this translates as MQEAPAALPTEPGPSPVPAFLGKLWALVGDPGTDHLIRWSPSGTSFLVSDQSRFAKEVLPQYFKHSNMASFVRQLNMYGFRKVVSIEQGGLLRPERDHVEFQHPSFVRGREQLLERVRRKVPALRSDDGRWRPEDLGRLLGEVQALRGVQEITEARLRELRQQNEILWREVVTLRQSHGQQHRVIGKLIQCLFGPLQTGSSGAGAKRKLSLMLDEGSSCPTPAKFNTCPLPGALLQDPYFIQSVALSSTYSPSQRPPWASAALIGPGALSSLTSMKTLPPLMGPGFLLPVVAGAPPPLSVAVVQAILEGKGNFSPEGPRNAQQPEPRGPREVPDRGTLGLDRGARSPENLLPPMLLRAPPESVEPAGPLDVLGPSHQGREWTLMDLDMELSLMQPLGPERSETELAVKGLNSPGPGKDSTLGAPLLLDVQAALGGPALSLPGALTIYSTPESRANYLGPGANPSP
- the HSF4 gene encoding heat shock factor protein 4 isoform X1, with amino-acid sequence MQEAPAALPTEPGPSPVPAFLGKLWALVGDPGTDHLIRWSPSGTSFLVSDQSRFAKEVLPQYFKHSNMASFVRQLNMYGFRKVVSIEQGGLLRPERDHVEFQHPSFVRGREQLLERVRRKVPALRSDDGRWRPEDLGRLLGEVQALRGVQEITEARLRELRQQNEILWREVVTLRQSHGQQHRVIGKLIQCLFGPLQTGSSGAGAKRKLSLMLDEGSSCPTPAKFNTCPLPGALLQDPYFIQSPLPETTLGLSSSHRTRGPIISDIHEDSPSPDGTRLSPSSGGRREKGLALLKEEPASPGGEGEAGLALAPNECDFCVTAPPPLSVAVVQAILEGKGNFSPEGPRNAQQPEPRGPREVPDRGTLGLDRGARSPENLLPPMLLRAPPESVEPAGPLDVLGPSHQGREWTLMDLDMELSLMQPLGPERSETELAVKGLNSPGPGLARGHSNLRNSGAFGVTSSSTMQLLCDPGSPGRPAPAAAAALLPTLPGPFCLVIYCPAEARPVSGAARSA
- the HSF4 gene encoding heat shock factor protein 4 isoform X2, which produces MQEAPAALPTEPGPSPVPAFLGKLWALVGDPGTDHLIRWSPSGTSFLVSDQSRFAKEVLPQYFKHSNMASFVRQLNMYGFRKVVSIEQGGLLRPERDHVEFQHPSFVRGREQLLERVRRKVPALRSDDGRWRPEDLGRLLGEVQALRGVQEITEARLRELRQQNEILWREVVTLRQSHGQQHRVIGKLIQCLFGPLQTGSSGAGAKRKLSLMLDEGSSCPTPAKFNTCPLPGALLQDPYFIQSPLPETTLGLSSSHRTRGPIISDIHEDSPSPDGTRLSPSSGGRREKGLALLKEEPASPGGEGEAGLALAPNECDFCVTAPPPLSVAVVQAILEGKGNFSPEGPRNAQQPEPRGPREVPDRGTLGLDRGARSPENLLPPMLLRAPPESVEPAGPLDVLGPSHQGREWTLMDLDMELSLMQPLGPERSETELAVKGLNSPGPGLARGHSNLRNSGAFGVTSSSTMQLLCDPGPGRPAPAAAAALLPTLPGPFCLVIYCPAEARPVSGAARSA